A window of Synchiropus splendidus isolate RoL2022-P1 chromosome 9, RoL_Sspl_1.0, whole genome shotgun sequence contains these coding sequences:
- the cxcl12a gene encoding chemokine (C-X-C motif) ligand 12a (stromal cell-derived factor 1), which yields MDVKLLAALAALTVLSYVPPSQAKPISLVERCYCRTQINSVPRGYIRELRFIHTPNCPFQVIAKLTSNKEVCLNPEIRWLKQYLKSAFNKAKKSKQGN from the exons ATGGATGTGAAGCTGCTGGCAGCGCTGGCTGCGCTCACCGTGCTCTCTTATGTGCCTCCATCACAAG CGAAGCCCATCAGTCTGGTGGAGAGATGCTACTGTCGCACACAAATCAACAGCGTCCCGCGAGGCTACATCCGAGAGCTGCGCTTCATCCACACGCCCAACTGCCCCTTCCAAGTGAT CGCCAAGCTGACGTCCAACAAAGAGGTGTGCCTGAACCCCGAGATCCGATGGCTGAAGCAGTACCTGAAGAGCGCCTTTAACAA GGCGAAAAAATCTAAACAAGGGAACTGA